In Kryptolebias marmoratus isolate JLee-2015 linkage group LG11, ASM164957v2, whole genome shotgun sequence, the following proteins share a genomic window:
- the elapor2a gene encoding endosome/lysosome-associated apoptosis and autophagy regulator family member 2, which yields MRSSAWFVARCALILSTLRMTEGAEGQQQCSETEYYYEYTECDSTGSRWRVAIPQRPGTCAGLPEPVRGTECTFSCKAGEFLEMSAQECTQCAAGSYSLGSGIRFDQWDSMPTGFSTMATSLGSDPHRDAQLTCNSSSWVPQGNYLESNRDECTVSLIYAVHLKKQGSVSFEYQYPDNNLAFEFFIQNDQCQEMDQSADTKWLKLTNHGEWATHTVNLKSGTNILYWRTGGVLETKVVKPVLLKNIQIEGVAYTSECFPCKPGTFSRVPGSSTCEPCPRDTHSGHGASSCTACNTTTQFAEEGSAACKKRPPCSKKDYFQIHTACDLEGKTQVIYKWIEPKICLEGVPGAETLPQSGDREPCPPCNPGFYNNDTATCSPCPPGTYSDGMKPCQRCPAGTEPILGYEYKWWNVLPSNMKTSCFNVGNSKCDKMNGWEVAGEYIHSGAGSSDNDYLILNIHVLGFKLPTSVSSQSVTEFGRITFEFETVCTTDCELYFMMDVNRTSTTVVQSWEKTNKRQTYTHVMTKNASVSYTWAFQRTNQPSDVRWYVNDVARIYSITVTNALDGVSSSCRACALSTQPSSSACVPCPPGHYIDALSSKCTECPRNTYLVPHATAGPDACTPCGPASKSDKDHRHCYSDCHFTHTDGNVTLTFDFSSLGSVVSLMNSPKFTSKGTKYFHVFNISLCGEQGQLAVCTDNVTDLSISGARGEKGEGPSAVRSFVCQSTIIPASGRGFHTALSSQSINLADTFLGATVDDNIAGIKAKPELFPQNSKKVPDVNFFYRSLEATSSCESGRSAVVTLRCNPYKSTNGELSVPSQCSEGTCDGCTFDFLWESSGACPTCTERDYHLIEGVCKGGHQDMLYVWTEPKLCIGGVALPEKRTVACEGMEYWVRLGAGIGTFTAVLLVFLTCYFWKKNKRLEYKYSRLVMSANRECEMPVADSCAVMEGENEGDMEDEVVYTKPSLLGKLKAIASKGNGEKYENVQLNSSQSKALVWS from the exons CCTTCTCATGCAAAGCTGGGGAGTTCCTGGAGATGTCGGCTCAGGAGTGCACCCAGTGCGCAGCTGGAAGCTACTCCCTCGGCAGCGGAATACGCTTCGACCAATGGGACAGCATGCCTACTGGATTCAGCACCATGGCAACCTCCCTGGGGAGTGACCCCCATAGAGATGCCCAACTTACCTGCAACAG ttcttCTTGGGTGCCTCAGGGAAACTATCTGGAGTCCAACAGGGACGAGTGCACGGTCTCTCTCATCTATGCTGTTCATTTGAAGAAACAAGGCTCTGTCAGCTTTGAGTATCAATATCCGGACAACAATCTGGCGTTTGAGTTCTTC atcCAGAATGATCAGTGTCAGGAGATGGATCAGTCTGCCGATACCAAATGGCTAAAGCTCACCAATCACGGAGAGTGGGCAACCCACACG GTGAACTTGAAATCTGGCACCAACATTTTGTACTGGAGGACTGGAGGTGTTCTGGAGACCAAAGTGGTGAAGCCCGTTCTGctgaaaaacattcagattgAAG GTGTTGCCTACACATCAGAATGCTTTCCTTGTAAGCCCGGGACATTTAGCCGGGTTCCCGGCTCCTCCACGTGTGAACCCTGTCCTCGGGACACCCACTCGGGCCACGGAGCCAGTTCCTGCACCGCCTGCAACACCACCACTCAGTTCGCAG AAGAGGGATCGGCGGCGTGTAAGAAAAGACCTCCCTGTTCCAAAAAGGACTATTTCCAAATTCACACAGCCTGTGACCTTGAAGGCaag ACGCAGGTCATATATAAGTGGATCGAACCAAAGATCTGTCTCGAGGGCGTCCCTGGAGCTGAAACGTTGCCTCAGAGCGGTGACCGTGAGCCGTGTCCGCCCTGTAATCCGGGTTTTTATAACAATGACACGGCCACCTGCTCCCCTTGCCCACCCGGGACGTACTCTGATGGCATGAAAC CATGTCAGAGGTGTCCAGCAGGTACTGAGCCCATCTTGGGTTATGAGTATAAATGGTGGAACGTACTTCCTTCTAACATGAAGACCTCCTGTTTTAATGTGGGCAACtccaaatgtgacaaaatgaacG GTTGGGAGGTAGCAGGAGAATATATTCATAGTGGAGCAGGAAGTTCTGACAACGATTACCTCATCCTCAACATTCACGTTCTTGGCTTCAA GCTGCCTACTTCAGTGTCAAGCCAGTCAGTGACAGAATTTGGTCGCATCACGTTTGAGTTTGAAACCGTGTGCACGACTGACTGTGAGCTTTACTTCATGATG GATGTCAATAGAACGAGTACCACGGTGGTGCAGTCatgggagaaaacaaacaagcgaCAGACCTACACACACGTCATGACAAAAAATGCTTCGGTTTCCTACACATGGGCTTTCCAGAGGACTAACCAACCTTCAGAC GTACGTTGGTACGTCAACGACGTGGCACGCATCTACTCCATCACAGTCACCAACGCGCTGGACGGTGTGTCCTCTAGCTGCCGGGCCTGCGCCCTCAGCACCCAGCCTTCCAGCTCGGCCTGCGTACCCTGCCCGCCTGGTCATTACATCGACGCACTCTCCAGCAAGTGCACGGAGTGTCCACGCAACACGTACCTCGTCCCTCACGCCACAGCGGGGCCTGACGCCTGCACGCCTTGCGGACCAGCAAGCAAGAGTGACAAG GACCACAGGCACTGTTACAGCGACTGTCACTTCACCCACACGGACGGCAACGTCACTCTGACTTTTGACTTCAGCTCCCTTGGGTCCGTGGTGTCGCTGATGAATAGTCCGAAGTTTACCTCCAAAGGAACCAAGTATTTCCACGTGTTCAACATCAGTCTGTGTGGAGAACAG GGCCAGTTGGCGGTGTGCACGGACAACGTGACGGACCTGTCAATCTCCGGTGCCCGGGGAGAGAAAGGCGAAGGGCCCAGTGCCGTCAGGAGCTTCGTCTGTCAGTCAACAATAATCCCGGCGAGTGGTCGAGGATTCCACACTGCGCTCTCCTCGCAGTCCATTAACTTAGCTGACACTTTTCTTG GTGCAACAGTAGATGATAATATTGcaggaataaaagcaaaaccagaGCTGTTTCCCCAAAATTCAAAGAAAGTCCCTGATGTCAACTTCTTCTacag ATCATTGGAGGCGACTTCATCGTGTGAGTCTGGTCGGAGTGCAGTGGTGACTCTGCGCTGCAACCCTTATAAGAGTACCAACGGAGAGCTCTCAGTGCCCAG TCAGTGCTCTGAAGGAACATGTGATGGCTGTACCTTTGATTTCCTATGGGAGAGCTCAGGAGCTTGTCCCACATGCACAGAAAGAGACTACCACCTGATAGAGGGAGTCTGCAAAGGAGGACACCAG GACATGCTGTACGTGTGGACTGAGCCGAAACTGTGTATAGGAGGAGTGGCCTTGCCGGAGAAGAGAACAGTAGCGTGTGAGGGGATGGAGTACTGGGTCCGGCTTGGCGCAGGGATAGGAACTTTCACTGCAGTGCTGCTCGTCTTCCTCACCTGCTACTTTTGGAAGAAGAACAAACG GTTGGAGTACAAATACTCCCGCTTGGTTATGTCTGCTAATAGGGAGTGTGAAATGCCAGTGGCTGACAGCTGTGCCGTGATGGAGGGAGAGAATGAGGGAGACATGGAGGATGAGGTTGTGTACACAAAACCATCGCTGCTTGGGAAACTCAAAGCCATAGCATCCAAG GGTAATGGAGAGAAATATGAAAATGTGCAGCTGAACTCATCTCAATCCAAAGCATTAGTGTGGAGCTAG